The Synechococcus sp. BL107 nucleotide sequence GCCTGGCGTTGCACTCACAAACACTGTTTGGCGGGCTTTCTCCCAAAACTCTGCGCCCTTCAACGGCCGGTTATCGGCGGCACTGGGCAAACGAAAGCCGTGGTCGACCAACACCTTTTTTCGGGCCTGATCGCCGTTGTACATCGCCTGCAATTGCGAACAGGTGACGTGGCTTTCATCCACGATCAACAGCCAATCATCGGGGAAGTAATCAATCAGGCATTCGGGCGGTGTGCCCGCCTCTCGACCCGCCAGATGCCGGGCGTAGTTCTCCACGCCATTGCAATAGCCAACCTGGTCGAGCATCTCCAGGTCGTATTTGGTGCGCTGCTCAAGCCGCTGCGCCTCGAGCAACTTGCCTTCACCATTCAAAAAATCAAGCCGATCTCTCAGTTCCGTCCGAATCGCCTTGATCGCATCATCCAGGCGATCTTTCGGCGTCACGAAGTGCTTCGCCGGGTAGATGTTCACCTCTTCGAGGCTTTGCAATATTTCCCCGGTAGTGGGGTCGACGTAGCGGATTGCCTCCACCTCATCGCCAAACAATTCAATGCGCACCAACCGGTCGTCGTAGGCGGGGCCGATCTCCAGCACATCCCCCTTCATCCGAAAGCGGCCCCGGGCTATTTCGGTGTCGTTGCGGCTGTACTGGTTGTTCACCAGCTCCCGCAGCTGGCCGCGAATGTTGAGGGTGGCACCCACCTCAAATTTCACCGCCGCCTTGAGGTATTCACTCGGAATCCCCAGGCCATAAATGCAACTAATCGAGGCAACCACGATCACATCGCGTCGCTCAAATAAGGAGCGGGTGGCGGAGTGACGCAGCATGTCGATCTCTTCGTTGATCGACGCGGTTTTGGCGATATAGGTATCGCTAACCGGAACGTAGGCCTCCGGTTGGTAGTAGTCGTAGTACGAAATGAAGTACTCAACGGCGTTCTCGGGGAAGAACTCCCGCAGCTCATTGCAAAGCTGAGCCGCCAATGTCTTGTTATGGGCCAACACCAGGGCTGGTCGCCCGGTCTGGGCGATCACGTTGGCCATCGTGAAGGTTTTGCCCGTGCCCGTCGCGCCAAGCAGGGTCTGATAGCGCTCGCCACCATTCACCCCATCCACCAGTTGGGTGATCGCCGTGGGTTGGTCCCCTTTCGGGGAATAGGGCGCCGTGAGATCGAAGGCGGGCATGAACGGGCGAGCCTTAATGCCGGCTGGTCAGGTTAAAGCCACCAACAGGGGCATGGTGGTTCAAACGACCCTCAGGCCAGCGCTGCCCGGATCAGCTCCACATCCCCCAAACCGAGCAAACGAATGAACACGGTGCTCAACACGCCGTAGGCGACGGCCCCCAACACAGCACTGGACAGGCCATTTTTCAGACGGAACCCATCAATCAACGCCGCCGCCAGGCTGAACAAGATCACCGTGATCAGCCAATTGAACAGCCAGCTCACCGGCGCCAGCAATCCGCCCAGGCTGGCCACAGCCCACGGCAACGCCAACAGCAGCTTTAACGGAACGATCAGCAGGGTCCCCAACAAGCCAATCAGCGCTGCAGAGCCGAGGGCCGTTGAAAAACTTGAAAGTTCCACCCCCAATGGCATCGCCGCCACAAGGAGAAGCACCAAGGCCCGAACCGGCCACTGCAACAGCCAGCCAATCGGACCCATGGAGCTCCTTCAACCGTTGAAGCCAGGCTAGGCGCGGTTTAGACGCTGACCCGCACGGAAGAACTGAGGGCTTCCCGCAAGCCCCGCACCACGGCCACCATCGCCAGCTCATCGTTGAGGCGGTTCACCGCAGACCCAACACCAACACCAGCGGCACCGGCAGCGATCGCCATCGGCACCGTGATGGCGGAGAGCCCTGAAGCGCACAGCACTGGCACTGTCGACACACGACTGATGCTGTGGGCTGCGGCCAAGGTGGGAGCCGCCTTTTCGATCAGGCCAAGGCTGCCGGCACTGAACGGCTTAGCGCTGGTACCGCCTTCGGTCTGAATCAGATCCGCACCGGCCGCTACCAAATCGATCGCCAGCTGCTCTTGTTCGTCCATTGGCAGCACGTGGGGCACAGTGACACTCAGAACCACCTCAGGAAGAAGTGAACGGGTGCGACGGGTGAGCTCGAGCACCTCCGCTGCACCAAAAATCCGGCCCTCGGGATAGAACGCATCGAAGTTGCCGATCTCCACCATTGCAGCACCTGCCTCAACAGCTGCGGGGAAGAGTTCAGGCTCCACCGATGACACACAAACCGGCACACCACCGGACGCTTCGATGGCCAAGGCAACCAAGGCAGGATCACAGGCCACATCGATGAGGTCGGCCCCGCCATGGCCGGCAGCACCCGCCACACGACCGATGCTGGCGGCATCAAAATTCATCAGGCCGGCGATCACCTTGAGGGTCGATCGCTGCTCGAGGCTGCGCTGTAGAGCGACGGGCAGTTGCTGAAGACGGGACATGGGACTGGACAGCGATGCCCTAATTCTCACACCGTGGAGGAAAGTCGCCTCCAATTGTTGTCCTGGACCCCCTGGCATCACCGGCTGCACCAACGGCTGCTCACATCCCCAGACCTGCTCCCCCAGGGCAAAACACTGGTGGTCGCGGTGTCGGGTGGCCAAGATTCGATGGCGTTATTGGGCCTGCTGCGGGATCTGACGGCAGTGCACCACTGGACATTGGTGCTGTGGCACGGCGACCACCATTGGCATCCACACTCCAGCCAAATCGCCTCAGCGCTGAAACAGTGGTGTGACGACCAAGGCCTAGCGCTGCAGGTCGAGACTGCCCCAGAGGAGCTGCCCCAAACGGAAGCCGATGCACGCAGCTGGCGCTACCGCTGCCTCACGCAGCTGACCAACGCCAACGGAGCGGATGCGGTGACCGGTCACACCGCCAGCGATCGGGCGGAGACCCTGCTTCTGCAGGCCAGCCGCGGCAGTGATTTGGCCGGCCTCGGCAGCCTGCGCGCGGTGCGACCCCTTCAAGCCCATGCTCCGGAGGAAGCCCAGCTGCGCCGTCCACTCTTGGGTTTCAGCCGCAGCGAAACAGTTCAAATTTGCAGCGATCTACAGCTGCCGATCTGGAACGACCCTGGCAACCAATCCACGGATTTCGCCCGCAACCGAATCCGCCACGAGGTGATGCCTGTGCTGGAGGAGCTCAACCCCGGCTGCAGCCGTCGCCTCGCCGACCTTGCTGAACGAATGTCCCAACTGCGGGACACACAACAAAATCTGGCGGCTTTAGCCCTCACAACGCTGCAAAGCAACGAAGGACTGGATCGCAAAGCCCTGGGGCTGTTGCCCCAGCCGACGCGACGGCAACTGTTGGCCCAATGGCTGAATCAGCAAGGCGTTCCTGGACTGGATGCACCAACCCTGGAACAGCTAAGCCATCGGCTTCGTCAAGCAGCCCCAGCTGGCGAAGCCCACCTTCCGAAAGGCTGGATCCTTAGCTGGCAGGGCTCTGATCTGATCCTGCAGCCGCCCGCAGCAGGGCATTAACGGCCGCAGCCACGAGTCCTGCACCGCCACGGGTGCCCTCCAGCCGAATCTGCGCC carries:
- the uvrB gene encoding excinuclease ABC subunit UvrB yields the protein MPAFDLTAPYSPKGDQPTAITQLVDGVNGGERYQTLLGATGTGKTFTMANVIAQTGRPALVLAHNKTLAAQLCNELREFFPENAVEYFISYYDYYQPEAYVPVSDTYIAKTASINEEIDMLRHSATRSLFERRDVIVVASISCIYGLGIPSEYLKAAVKFEVGATLNIRGQLRELVNNQYSRNDTEIARGRFRMKGDVLEIGPAYDDRLVRIELFGDEVEAIRYVDPTTGEILQSLEEVNIYPAKHFVTPKDRLDDAIKAIRTELRDRLDFLNGEGKLLEAQRLEQRTKYDLEMLDQVGYCNGVENYARHLAGREAGTPPECLIDYFPDDWLLIVDESHVTCSQLQAMYNGDQARKKVLVDHGFRLPSAADNRPLKGAEFWEKARQTVFVSATPGNWELEVSTGQVAQQVIRPTGVLDPLIEVRPTTGQVDDLLGEIRDRAAKNQRVLVTTLTKRMAEDLTDYLAENGTRVRYLHSEIHSIERIEIIQDLRLGEYDVLVGVNLLREGLDLPEVSLVAILDADKEGFLRAERSLIQTIGRAARHVEGKALLYAENMTDSMLKAIDVTEKRRKIQQTYNEEHNIVPTAAGKKASNSILSFLELSRKLKQDGPDADLVEVAGKAVRALENDADAGLALEALPELIDQLESKMKDAAKKLDFEEAANLRDRVKQLRQKMAGSR
- a CDS encoding phage holin family protein, with translation MGPIGWLLQWPVRALVLLLVAAMPLGVELSSFSTALGSAALIGLLGTLLIVPLKLLLALPWAVASLGGLLAPVSWLFNWLITVILFSLAAALIDGFRLKNGLSSAVLGAVAYGVLSTVFIRLLGLGDVELIRAALA
- a CDS encoding DUF561 domain-containing protein, with the protein product MSRLQQLPVALQRSLEQRSTLKVIAGLMNFDAASIGRVAGAAGHGGADLIDVACDPALVALAIEASGGVPVCVSSVEPELFPAAVEAGAAMVEIGNFDAFYPEGRIFGAAEVLELTRRTRSLLPEVVLSVTVPHVLPMDEQEQLAIDLVAAGADLIQTEGGTSAKPFSAGSLGLIEKAAPTLAAAHSISRVSTVPVLCASGLSAITVPMAIAAGAAGVGVGSAVNRLNDELAMVAVVRGLREALSSSVRVSV
- the tilS gene encoding tRNA lysidine(34) synthetase TilS, translated to MEESRLQLLSWTPWHHRLHQRLLTSPDLLPQGKTLVVAVSGGQDSMALLGLLRDLTAVHHWTLVLWHGDHHWHPHSSQIASALKQWCDDQGLALQVETAPEELPQTEADARSWRYRCLTQLTNANGADAVTGHTASDRAETLLLQASRGSDLAGLGSLRAVRPLQAHAPEEAQLRRPLLGFSRSETVQICSDLQLPIWNDPGNQSTDFARNRIRHEVMPVLEELNPGCSRRLADLAERMSQLRDTQQNLAALALTTLQSNEGLDRKALGLLPQPTRRQLLAQWLNQQGVPGLDAPTLEQLSHRLRQAAPAGEAHLPKGWILSWQGSDLILQPPAAGH